The genomic window agaggttgcaacaattgcaaatacacccctccccgAAAACAGTCcagtctgcattgtgtaccggtacacgaaaaagtgtaccggtacacttcctacgaaacagcccaacccgagcctcgggttggcagaaaacccatagtgtaccggaacaaccatcaaggtgtactggtacaaatcctgtaccggtacaaccatcaaggctgtagtGGTACACAGCCTTGCTGAGGCTGACCCGAGAGCAGGACCAACAAtccatctttttggattttggtataagttttaaacctcaattctcgggatgcgagctataggtcggaacactgtctacgaccctgcAGAATATCTGGtaaagctcggaacacagatcaaacacttgaacctcgcaatttgcaaaggtccagtgtgttacagtttGTGAGTTGTGTACTTCAGATTAGCAGGTTGGATACTGACTtagtggatcttcttaggttcGGTAGACTCCGTGCGCACTCAGTGTTCCGATGctacagtgacaggtgggtgcttcgagctggtagtcggtgagatcgtttcacttttctctattttttcattcagtatcgtagtctctacatgtctatTGTTTGTTCATCGTTCGTTCATCTATATCTCATTGATTGCATTATGTTAGTTGTGgatagagcaggcttgcatatatcctgtatatctgtggaccttgggtccaggcaacacatcgactcctttgtcgtgtgtttcgatctggttgatcatagtttggcgttgtacgcccttgcacttggcttcggccatggcaccggtctctttttgccggttttcgttttgagcatatcagcatgatttagtcacagcactgtgtattctagacaccaggttggtttggccgcGAACaaaggggtgtacgtatccggataggtcgtcggtggaTGCATGAATAAGTTgacagtgtctgctctgtgacaggcaacgcttgaggtctgtggaccaatatagcagcaccagattgggtttgatttcgGACTATTTACCCTTAAAGCATccgttcagttgagtttttattacagtagtagtttcattcttgctcagttattatcatgtttctattactactgtagttgctcttatatcatatcatgttcatatctgttgttctatctccCTTGGTTTCCGGTTATTACGGCTttccttcgtggctctgtcgtacccactgggaaaccatggttgcggtttctcaccccccattccccCCAGGTGACATGGACGAGGAGTTGGTATTTGAGCTCGAtgggaggacgatctagctagttggcagtagcgaccgtcaccttGGTTATATTTCTTCCCGCATTTAGtagttgttaataataaatagttcagttagatgtttgaatgtttgtgATTTTCGTTATGCATGATTAGAGATTTTGTGGATCACTGGTTTTGATTTTATGGATATTCAGTTCTCGGATttgtgtatttatatatatttacacatcgtggttttctacccctcgaggtagttgattttcaaaatagagtttccgtgtggaaaacagttttaaaaaggttttcgaatggttttcatgaatgaatgagttagagtttaaaaacaaaagctttcGTGTGGGgaacacttttaaataggatgttcgttgtattgtgcattgcatcatccagcgcctaaggagtgcttagaggcatgcattatctctaaggatcgttagctgtatggaaatgcatatcatgaattggttgttgattggtaaatgtaggttgtggttgagatcctgttgtatagttggtacgccgtgcaaatacaaaggagactctgtccgagtggatagagttactttgtatttgtggcggatctgtacgtcacatgggccaggttgaaaaaaaaaaatatagcacgTCTTTCGCAACtctgtttcaaaatggtaatgaatttaaaaagacttttaaaatcgATCCCGGGACGTGACAATTTGCCACCATGGATATGTATGAAAGAACCCAATCTTATTTTATCAATGCTTATTCCAGGACCTAAGAGTCCTGGAGATGCGATTGATATATATCTCCAGCCGTTAATTGAAGAACTGATGGAGTTGTGGGAAGTAGGTATCGAAATTTTTGATGCCTCAActcatcaaaatttcaaatgcgTGCTGCTTTATTATggacaattaataattttccGGCATATGGTAATTTATCTGGATGGAGCACGAAGGAAAAATTGGCATGTCCTTGTTGTAATAAGGAGACGTTTTCAATTAGATTGGCTAATGGTTGTAAGCATTGTTATATGGGCCACCGACGCAATTTACCTATCAATCACAGATGGAGGAATGACAAGTCCTCATTTGATGGTACTAAGGAGAGAGGGTTGCCACCAAAAGTACTCACTCGAGAAGATATTCTTGAACAAGTGCAAGACCTTGAAGGAGTTGTGTTAACTAAAGCTGCTAATAAGAGGCAAAAAATATCACATGGTATTCGTGGGGATAAT from Ananas comosus cultivar F153 linkage group 23, ASM154086v1, whole genome shotgun sequence includes these protein-coding regions:
- the LOC109728031 gene encoding uncharacterized protein LOC109728031, producing MRAALLWTINNFPAYGNLSGWSTKEKLACPCCNKETFSIRLANGCKHCYMGHRRNLPINHRWRNDKSSFDGTKERGLPPKVLTREDILEQVQDLEGVVLTKAANKRQKISHGIRGDNWKKKSIFFKNKVYKQDRQSAIEDLLSLSRGPTKYVTYYNGYIVNGYRFHTEEHDKGLKTQSCGVVVIGDTGTEK